A genome region from Spirochaetae bacterium HGW-Spirochaetae-1 includes the following:
- a CDS encoding chemotaxis protein CheD (catalyzes the conversion of glutamine residues to glutamate on methyl-accepting chemotaxis receptors), with protein MNFTLINVGIADLKVASGSDILRTILGSCVGICLYDAEAKVGGLSHIMLPVMKSKTSSEKKYADTAIPLLLEEMKKIGARKDKLIAKIIGGATMFNLSENSMMAEIGRNNIIKVKEILDEMKIRIIAEDTGGDYGRTIDFYMENGEIKVKSLGKEDRIL; from the coding sequence GTGAATTTTACTCTTATTAATGTGGGCATAGCGGATCTGAAGGTGGCCTCGGGGAGTGATATCCTGCGGACGATCCTGGGTTCATGCGTGGGCATATGCCTCTATGATGCGGAAGCGAAAGTGGGCGGCCTTTCACATATCATGCTGCCCGTGATGAAATCAAAGACGTCCTCGGAAAAGAAGTACGCCGATACGGCCATTCCCCTTCTTCTCGAGGAAATGAAAAAAATCGGAGCGAGGAAGGATAAGCTCATCGCTAAAATAATCGGCGGTGCCACCATGTTTAATCTCTCGGAAAACAGCATGATGGCCGAAATCGGCAGAAACAATATCATCAAGGTGAAGGAAATACTGGATGAAATGAAGATAAGGATTATTGCTGAAGATACAGGCGGTGACTATGGGCGGACCATTGATTTTTATATGGAGAATGGAGAGATCAAGGTTAAATCTCTTGGCAAGGAAGATAGAATATTATAG
- a CDS encoding YicC family protein: MESMTGYAFIEKSSDQFSFSVEIKSLNSKYLETYANIPRILRNEENDLISILKERFSRGKIELSIEIYDWTDTRPVSLNASLIKKYYQELQAIHSSLHIKEPLRFESILSLEGVLNRERSIVSKKSRKDIYTALEYVVKKTIEMRKKEGMATKKDIINSLEVILENAETIKNIARNFVTEKQQLLQKRINALAGGAVDDQRLMSEIAILADKLDINEETVRLNDHLQKYKTVMKDKGQIGKKLDFIAQEMFREINTISSKSNNSEISHLAVEVKNHIDKIREQCRNVV, translated from the coding sequence ATGGAAAGTATGACAGGCTACGCCTTTATTGAGAAGAGTTCCGATCAGTTTTCCTTCTCGGTTGAAATAAAATCTCTGAATTCTAAATATCTCGAAACATATGCTAATATTCCACGGATATTGAGAAATGAAGAGAATGATTTAATAAGCATTCTGAAGGAACGTTTTTCCCGTGGCAAGATAGAACTGAGTATTGAAATCTATGACTGGACCGATACGCGTCCCGTTTCATTGAATGCATCCCTTATAAAGAAATACTATCAAGAACTGCAGGCCATTCACAGTAGCCTGCATATTAAAGAACCTCTTCGATTTGAATCTATATTGTCTCTTGAAGGAGTGTTGAACCGGGAACGCTCGATTGTGTCAAAAAAATCGCGCAAGGACATATATACTGCTCTGGAGTATGTCGTAAAGAAAACCATTGAAATGCGGAAGAAAGAGGGGATGGCCACTAAGAAAGACATTATCAATTCCCTTGAAGTGATATTGGAAAATGCTGAAACGATCAAGAATATAGCCCGTAATTTTGTCACTGAAAAGCAACAGCTTTTACAGAAAAGGATAAACGCATTGGCCGGCGGCGCCGTGGATGACCAGAGGCTCATGTCGGAGATTGCCATCCTCGCCGACAAGCTGGACATCAATGAAGAAACGGTTAGACTCAACGACCACCTTCAGAAATATAAAACAGTGATGAAGGATAAAGGGCAAATCGGAAAAAAACTCGATTTCATTGCCCAGGAGATGTTCAGGGAAATTAATACAATATCCTCGAAATCAAATAATTCCGAGATATCGCATCTTGCCGTGGAAGTTAAAAATCACATCGATAAAATACGGGAACAATGCCGAAATGTGGTGTAA
- a CDS encoding guanylate kinase, with protein MQRSNISLVVSAPSGAGKTTIIQRLLLDYDILRFSVSTTTRPQRSGEIPGESYYFVSKGDFRNMIDKDEFLEWAEVHDNYYGTSKKEIDRIQARGKIPIFDVDVQGAKNLKKKLANGIYIFIVPPSLKILEERLKNRKTDTENQIAVRLKNAVAELKEFALFDYIIINDRLDFAIDQFKAIMTAELCRKDRNTAAIEKILEVYK; from the coding sequence ATGCAACGGAGTAATATCTCTCTCGTTGTTTCAGCCCCCTCAGGCGCCGGGAAAACAACCATTATACAACGACTTTTACTGGACTACGATATTCTCAGGTTCTCCGTATCAACTACAACGAGGCCGCAGCGGAGCGGAGAAATACCCGGGGAAAGCTATTATTTTGTATCAAAGGGTGATTTCAGGAATATGATCGACAAGGATGAATTTCTTGAATGGGCCGAGGTACACGATAACTACTATGGAACTTCTAAAAAAGAGATTGACAGAATACAGGCCAGGGGAAAAATCCCTATATTTGACGTCGATGTACAGGGCGCAAAAAACCTGAAAAAAAAGCTGGCTAATGGCATTTATATTTTTATAGTTCCACCTTCTCTCAAGATACTGGAGGAACGGCTGAAAAATCGGAAAACAGATACTGAAAATCAGATTGCCGTACGTCTGAAAAACGCTGTTGCCGAGCTGAAAGAATTTGCGTTGTTTGACTATATCATTATTAATGATAGACTGGATTTCGCCATTGATCAATTTAAGGCGATTATGACAGCTGAATTATGCCGAAAAGACCGGAATACGGCCGCTATTGAAAAAATTTTGGAGGTTTACAAGTGA